The Edaphobacter sp. 12200R-103 genome contains a region encoding:
- a CDS encoding P1 family peptidase, which produces MKRREFARNLLGLPLAAALPAETAFASAKETISLPEGGSITDVPGLKVGQHTLTERPTGCTVVICENGATAGVDVRGSAPGTRETDLLSPINMVQKVQAILLSGGSAYGLAAATGVVRWLEEHNLGYKIGKGVVPIVPAAILMDLGVGDFKIRPADEHGYKACMAATTGPVAEGNIGAGAGATVGKMFGPKFAMKSGLGTASVKIGNTGIVVGAIVAVNAVGDVVNPHSGKIVAGARTEDDKGFRDSMAEILRGYRVVVENGANTTIGIVATNAPFTKTQMTKIAQMTHDGYARSINPVHTMGDGDTIFAMSTGTADVKADVSAIGAIAATVMSRAVVRAAMQATSLPEFNLPAYRDYVRRG; this is translated from the coding sequence ATGAAGCGTCGTGAATTTGCCCGCAACCTGCTTGGACTTCCGCTGGCCGCCGCACTCCCGGCGGAGACGGCCTTCGCCTCGGCAAAGGAGACCATTTCGCTCCCCGAAGGAGGATCGATCACCGATGTGCCGGGCCTGAAGGTAGGCCAGCATACGCTGACCGAGCGCCCGACCGGCTGCACGGTTGTCATCTGCGAGAACGGCGCAACCGCAGGTGTGGATGTGCGTGGTTCGGCCCCGGGCACGCGCGAGACGGATCTGCTCTCGCCCATCAACATGGTGCAGAAGGTGCAGGCGATCCTGCTCTCCGGCGGAAGCGCGTATGGCCTCGCTGCAGCTACCGGAGTGGTACGCTGGCTCGAAGAGCACAATCTCGGCTACAAGATCGGCAAGGGAGTGGTTCCCATCGTCCCCGCCGCCATCCTGATGGATCTTGGAGTAGGTGATTTCAAGATCCGCCCCGCCGATGAACACGGGTACAAGGCGTGTATGGCGGCGACCACCGGGCCGGTTGCAGAGGGCAACATCGGTGCGGGAGCGGGAGCTACCGTTGGCAAGATGTTCGGGCCGAAGTTCGCCATGAAGTCCGGCCTGGGTACGGCGAGCGTTAAGATCGGCAACACTGGAATCGTGGTGGGAGCCATCGTTGCCGTGAACGCGGTCGGCGATGTGGTCAATCCACACTCTGGCAAAATCGTTGCCGGGGCCCGCACGGAGGATGACAAGGGCTTTCGCGACTCCATGGCGGAAATTCTCAGGGGATACCGCGTCGTCGTGGAGAACGGTGCAAACACGACTATCGGGATTGTGGCGACCAACGCTCCGTTTACGAAGACCCAGATGACCAAGATCGCTCAGATGACTCACGACGGGTACGCGCGTTCGATCAATCCGGTCCACACGATGGGCGATGGAGACACGATCTTTGCAATGTCGACAGGAACAGCAGACGTAAAGGCAGATGTCTCTGCCATCGGCGCCATTGCGGCGACGGTCATGTCGCGTGCTGTCGTCAGGGCGGCGATGCAGGCCACCAGCCTGCCTGAATTCAATCTTCCGGCGTATAGAGACTACGTTCGGCGAGGATAA